The following coding sequences lie in one Nitratireductor mangrovi genomic window:
- a CDS encoding sugar kinase, with the protein MKAGNVASIGECMLELSGIGDDAWRMGHAGDTFNTLWALRALTDPGQGADYVSAFGDDPFSAAQMAFMKENGIGTAASPAIDGARPGLYAITLDGAERSFTYWRSDSAARRLADDPARLAKSLENRALVYFSGITLAILEETARHNLLAALSAAQASGATIAFDPNYRPRLWPAPSVAQAAIDEALAVTDIALPTFPDEQMLHGDATPEATAGRLSSAGVAEIIVKDGAAPALAVWGDGSESIAAVTVEAPVDTTGAGDSFNGGYLAARLAGLEPAEAVRRAHRVAAAVVQVRGALAPFDVLRKAFGTT; encoded by the coding sequence ATGAAAGCGGGCAACGTGGCCTCGATCGGCGAGTGTATGCTGGAACTGTCGGGGATCGGCGACGATGCCTGGCGCATGGGCCATGCCGGCGACACCTTCAACACGCTGTGGGCGCTCCGGGCGCTGACCGATCCCGGTCAAGGCGCCGATTATGTCAGCGCCTTCGGTGACGACCCTTTCTCCGCGGCGCAAATGGCGTTCATGAAGGAAAACGGCATCGGCACCGCGGCAAGCCCTGCCATCGACGGTGCCCGTCCCGGGCTTTATGCCATCACCTTGGACGGCGCCGAGCGCTCCTTTACCTACTGGCGCTCGGACTCGGCTGCACGGCGCCTCGCCGACGATCCGGCCCGACTGGCAAAAAGTCTGGAAAACCGGGCACTTGTCTATTTTTCCGGAATCACGCTGGCAATTCTGGAGGAAACCGCGCGCCATAACCTGCTTGCGGCGCTATCGGCGGCGCAGGCGAGCGGTGCCACGATCGCCTTCGATCCGAACTATCGGCCGCGGTTGTGGCCGGCGCCATCGGTCGCACAGGCGGCGATCGACGAGGCGCTGGCGGTCACGGACATCGCGCTGCCGACCTTTCCCGACGAGCAGATGCTGCATGGAGACGCGACGCCGGAGGCGACGGCCGGCAGACTTTCAAGCGCCGGTGTTGCCGAGATCATCGTCAAGGACGGTGCAGCCCCCGCCCTCGCCGTCTGGGGGGACGGCAGCGAGAGCATTGCGGCCGTGACCGTCGAAGCGCCGGTCGACACCACAGGGGCCGGCGATTCCTTCAACGGTGGCTATCTCGCCGCCCGTTTGGCCGGCCTTGAACCGGCCGAGGCCGTCCGCCGGGCGCATCGGGTCGCCGCCGCCGTCGTCCAAGTGCGTGGCGCGCTGGCGCCGTTCGATGTTCTGCGAAAGGCCTTCGGGACTACCTGA
- a CDS encoding aldose epimerase family protein, translated as MSEVEDFGSTADGEAVRRVVISGGGLTAKILNWGAVLQDLRLSGHDAPLVLGFERFADYPAHSPYCGAIAGRCANRIRDGHFTIEGQRFEADRNFLGKHTLHGGTGGTGKRVWRIEATGDDFVTLGLSDSAGTMGFPGNLEIVCTYRLKLPGTLSVELSATCDEPTLCNLAHHSYFNLDDGGTTDILDHRLMIAASAYLPVDEEMIPTGVVEPVEGTEFDFLLPRPVRSDAEAAQLPYDHNFCLAAARGPLRQAAWVQGAHSGVEMEVWTTEAGVQFYAGHKVAPKADGLGGRRYQPYAGFCLEPQVWPDSPNRPYFPQALLYPGDRYRQLTEYRFR; from the coding sequence ATGAGCGAGGTTGAGGATTTCGGGTCAACGGCCGATGGCGAGGCGGTGCGCCGCGTTGTCATTTCGGGTGGCGGCCTGACGGCGAAAATCCTCAACTGGGGCGCCGTTCTCCAGGATTTGCGGCTTTCCGGTCATGATGCGCCTTTGGTGCTCGGCTTCGAACGGTTTGCCGACTATCCGGCACATTCGCCCTATTGCGGGGCGATCGCCGGACGTTGCGCCAACCGCATCCGCGACGGGCATTTCACCATCGAAGGGCAGCGTTTCGAGGCTGACCGCAACTTCCTCGGCAAGCATACGTTACACGGCGGCACCGGCGGCACCGGCAAGCGCGTCTGGCGTATCGAGGCCACCGGCGACGATTTCGTCACCCTTGGCCTCAGCGACAGTGCCGGTACGATGGGCTTTCCGGGCAATCTGGAGATCGTCTGCACCTACCGGCTGAAGCTGCCCGGCACCCTTTCGGTCGAACTGAGCGCAACCTGCGACGAGCCGACGCTCTGCAACCTCGCGCATCATTCCTACTTCAACCTCGACGACGGCGGCACCACCGACATTCTCGACCATCGGCTGATGATCGCGGCGTCGGCCTACCTGCCGGTCGACGAGGAGATGATCCCGACCGGCGTCGTCGAGCCCGTCGAGGGCACGGAGTTCGATTTCCTGTTGCCGCGCCCCGTCCGCTCCGACGCCGAGGCGGCGCAACTCCCCTACGATCACAATTTCTGCCTTGCCGCGGCGCGCGGACCGCTGCGTCAGGCGGCCTGGGTCCAGGGCGCCCATTCAGGCGTCGAGATGGAGGTCTGGACGACTGAGGCCGGCGTCCAGTTCTATGCCGGTCACAAAGTCGCACCGAAGGCCGATGGCCTCGGCGGGCGCCGCTACCAGCCCTATGCCGGCTTCTGCCTGGAGCCGCAGGTGTGGCCCGATTCGCCCAACCGGCCTTACTTCCCGCAGGCGCTGCTTTACCCGGGCGATCGCTACCGGCAGCTCACCGAGTACCGGTTCAGGTAG
- a CDS encoding NuoB/complex I 20 kDa subunit family protein produces MGLNTGSDTLIAPKPKGIIDPNTGKPVGADDPFFGDINSELADKGFIVTSSQSLITWARTGSLMWMTFGLACCAVEMMHISMPRYDAERFGIAPRASPRQSDVMIVAGTLTNKMAPALRKVYDQMPEPRYVISMGSCANGGGYYHYSYSVVRGCDRVVPVDIYVPGCPPTAEALLYGILLLQKKIRRTGTIER; encoded by the coding sequence ATGGGATTGAATACCGGTTCAGACACCCTCATCGCGCCGAAACCAAAGGGGATCATCGATCCCAACACCGGCAAGCCGGTCGGCGCCGACGATCCGTTTTTCGGCGACATCAACAGCGAGCTCGCCGACAAGGGCTTCATCGTCACCTCATCTCAGTCGCTTATCACATGGGCCCGTACCGGTTCGCTGATGTGGATGACGTTCGGCCTCGCGTGCTGCGCGGTGGAGATGATGCACATCTCCATGCCGCGCTACGACGCCGAGCGCTTTGGCATCGCGCCGCGCGCCAGCCCGCGCCAGTCCGACGTCATGATCGTGGCTGGCACGCTGACCAACAAGATGGCGCCCGCGCTCAGGAAGGTCTACGACCAGATGCCCGAGCCGCGCTACGTCATCTCGATGGGATCGTGCGCCAATGGCGGCGGCTACTACCACTATTCCTACTCGGTGGTGCGCGGTTGTGATCGGGTTGTGCCGGTCGACATCTATGTGCCTGGCTGCCCGCCGACCGCGGAGGCGCTGCTTTACGGGATTCTGTTGCTGCAGAAGAAGATCCGCCGCACCGGCACGATCGAGCGGTGA
- a CDS encoding winged helix-turn-helix domain-containing protein produces MADTISLARARRIALAAQGFTDRRPDGECNQRHLKRVLRHTRLLQIDSVSAVVRAHYMPAFSRLGPYRMSLIDEAASKRPRRMFEYWAHEASLLPVETWPLVQWRMARAADGHGIYSGLAKFGREKREFIERVFAEVDARGPLAASDFDGHQGTGGWWGWSEVKHALEWLFWAGRVTTHSRKPSFERLYDLPERVLPQTILAEPVPSPADAQRQLVELSARALGIATASDLRDYFRLAPADCYPRIDELVEEGALLPVAVKGWPKQAYLHRDARMPRKVGGRALLAPFDPLVWERSRAERLFGFRYRIEIYTPAHKRTHGYYVLPFRLGEAIVARIDVKSDRAGNVLRVVAAYSEPNAPDDTAAELAQELHLMAAWLGLDRVSVEPAGDLAPALAAAVEGAN; encoded by the coding sequence ATGGCCGACACCATTTCCCTCGCCAGGGCGCGGCGTATCGCGCTTGCGGCCCAGGGCTTCACCGACCGCAGGCCTGACGGCGAATGCAATCAGCGGCATCTGAAACGCGTGCTCAGGCACACCCGCCTGCTGCAGATCGATTCGGTCAGCGCCGTCGTGCGCGCACATTACATGCCTGCCTTCTCGCGGCTCGGTCCCTACCGCATGTCGTTGATCGACGAGGCCGCCTCGAAGCGGCCCAGAAGGATGTTCGAATATTGGGCCCATGAAGCGTCATTGCTGCCGGTCGAGACCTGGCCGCTGGTGCAGTGGCGCATGGCGCGCGCCGCGGATGGCCACGGCATCTATTCCGGGCTTGCCAAATTCGGCCGCGAGAAGCGCGAATTCATCGAACGGGTCTTCGCCGAAGTCGACGCACGCGGCCCGCTGGCCGCCTCCGATTTCGACGGGCACCAGGGCACCGGCGGCTGGTGGGGCTGGAGCGAGGTCAAGCACGCACTCGAATGGCTGTTCTGGGCCGGTCGGGTGACGACGCATTCGCGCAAGCCGAGCTTCGAGCGCCTTTACGACCTGCCGGAACGTGTCCTGCCGCAGACCATTCTGGCCGAACCGGTCCCGTCACCCGCCGATGCGCAACGCCAACTTGTCGAGCTATCCGCCCGCGCGCTTGGCATCGCGACCGCGAGCGACCTGCGCGACTATTTCCGTCTTGCGCCCGCCGACTGCTATCCGCGCATAGACGAACTGGTGGAGGAAGGCGCGCTCCTGCCGGTAGCGGTCAAAGGCTGGCCGAAACAGGCTTATCTGCATCGTGATGCGCGCATGCCGCGCAAGGTTGGCGGACGCGCGCTGCTCGCTCCGTTCGACCCGCTGGTCTGGGAGCGCAGCCGCGCCGAACGCCTGTTCGGCTTCCGCTACCGTATCGAGATCTATACCCCCGCCCACAAGCGAACGCATGGCTATTACGTGCTGCCGTTCCGGCTCGGCGAGGCGATCGTGGCGCGCATCGACGTCAAGTCCGATCGTGCCGGCAATGTGTTGCGTGTCGTTGCCGCCTATTCGGAACCCAATGCGCCGGACGACACCGCCGCTGAACTGGCGCAGGAACTGCACCTGATGGCGGCATGGCTGGGACTCGACCGCGTGTCTGTGGAACCCGCTGGTGACCTGGCACCGGCGCTGGCCGCCGCCGTGGAGGGCGCCAACTAG
- a CDS encoding GFA family protein, which yields MTEALNGQCLCGELRFTATPTGTAMGICHCGMCRRWSGGTFMSTDCGDSVRFESEETLGRYRGSSWGERLFCTACGSTILWQTQDGKNQHVSVHTFDDAAAFRFASEIFIDRKPGNYDFANETRKMTEAEVFALYGPKSSEGVQ from the coding sequence ATGACCGAAGCCCTCAACGGACAATGCCTTTGCGGTGAATTGCGCTTCACCGCAACGCCGACCGGCACTGCGATGGGCATCTGCCATTGCGGCATGTGCCGGCGCTGGTCGGGCGGCACGTTCATGTCCACCGACTGCGGCGACAGCGTGCGCTTCGAGAGCGAAGAGACTCTCGGCCGTTATCGTGGATCGTCCTGGGGCGAACGGCTGTTCTGCACTGCCTGTGGCTCGACCATCCTGTGGCAGACCCAGGACGGCAAGAACCAGCACGTTTCGGTCCACACCTTCGACGACGCGGCCGCGTTCCGCTTCGCCAGCGAGATCTTCATCGACCGCAAACCGGGCAATTACGACTTCGCCAACGAAACGCGCAAGATGACCGAGGCGGAAGTCTTCGCGCTGTACGGGCCGAAATCAAGCGAGGGCGTGCAATGA
- a CDS encoding NADH-quinone oxidoreductase subunit C: MSEALKDLAAYVSERLDGRIEEAVVAFGELTLTVAPGDLLEVLSFLKRDVQCQFVSLIDISGVDYPSRENRFDVVYHLLSPRQNLRLRIRVMTDEETAVPSATPVFPGADWFEREAYDLYGILFSGHPDLRRILTDYGFEGHPLRKDFPLTGFVEVRYDDEVKRVVYEPVELKQEFRNFDFLSPWEGTDYVLPGDEKAK; this comes from the coding sequence ATGAGCGAAGCGCTGAAAGATCTGGCGGCCTACGTCTCGGAGCGTCTCGACGGACGCATCGAGGAGGCGGTGGTCGCCTTCGGTGAACTGACGCTGACGGTCGCTCCCGGCGACCTGCTCGAGGTTCTTTCGTTCCTGAAGCGCGACGTGCAGTGCCAGTTCGTCTCGCTGATCGACATCTCCGGTGTCGATTATCCGTCACGCGAAAACCGCTTCGATGTCGTCTACCACCTGCTGTCGCCGCGCCAGAACCTTCGCCTGCGTATCCGCGTGATGACGGACGAGGAGACGGCGGTGCCGTCGGCGACGCCGGTTTTTCCCGGCGCCGACTGGTTCGAGCGCGAGGCCTACGACCTATACGGCATCCTGTTTTCCGGCCATCCGGACCTACGCCGCATCCTTACCGACTATGGTTTCGAGGGGCATCCGCTCAGGAAGGACTTCCCGCTCACAGGCTTCGTCGAGGTGCGCTACGACGACGAGGTCAAGCGGGTCGTCTACGAACCCGTCGAACTGAAGCAGGAGTTCCGCAATTTCGACTTTCTTTCGCCGTGGGAAGGCACCGACTACGTGCTGCCCGGCGACGAGAAGGCCAAATGA
- a CDS encoding NADH-quinone oxidoreductase subunit D: MTEHNVRNFNINFGPQHPAAHGVLRLVLELDGEVVERVDPHIGLLHRGTEKLIEHKTYLQAVPYFDRLDYVAPMNQEHAFALAVERLLEIEVPKRGQLIRVLYSEIGRILSHLLNVTTQAMDVGALTPPLWGFEEREKLMVFYERASGSRMHAAYFRPGGVHQDIPDQLVEDIGKWIDPFLKTVKDLDDLLTDNRIFKQRNVDIGVVKLDEAWEWGFSGVMVRGSGARWDLRKSQPYECYPEMEFSIPIGKNGDCYDRYLIRMEEMRQSAKIMRQCVDRLLGKEKTGPVSNIDGKVVPPKRGAMKRSMEALIHHFKLYTEGYRVPEGEVYAAVEAPKGEFGVYLVSDGSNKPYRCKLRAPGFAHLQAMDFLCRGHMLADVSAILGSLDIVFGEVDR, encoded by the coding sequence ATGACCGAGCACAACGTCCGCAACTTCAACATCAATTTCGGCCCCCAGCATCCGGCGGCGCACGGCGTGCTGCGCCTTGTCCTGGAGCTCGACGGCGAGGTGGTCGAGCGCGTCGACCCGCATATCGGACTGCTGCACCGCGGCACCGAGAAGCTGATCGAGCACAAGACCTATCTGCAGGCCGTGCCCTATTTCGACCGGCTCGACTATGTCGCGCCGATGAACCAGGAGCACGCCTTCGCGCTGGCGGTGGAACGCCTGCTGGAAATCGAGGTGCCGAAGCGCGGGCAGCTGATCCGCGTACTCTATTCCGAGATCGGCCGTATCCTGTCGCATCTGCTCAACGTCACGACCCAGGCCATGGACGTCGGAGCGCTCACGCCGCCGCTGTGGGGCTTCGAGGAGCGCGAGAAGCTGATGGTGTTCTACGAGCGCGCCAGCGGCAGCCGCATGCACGCGGCGTATTTCCGCCCCGGCGGGGTTCACCAGGACATTCCCGACCAGCTGGTCGAGGATATCGGCAAGTGGATCGATCCGTTCCTGAAGACGGTAAAGGATCTCGACGACCTTCTGACCGACAACCGCATCTTCAAGCAGCGCAACGTCGATATCGGCGTCGTGAAGCTCGACGAGGCCTGGGAGTGGGGTTTTTCCGGCGTGATGGTGCGCGGCTCGGGCGCGCGCTGGGATCTGCGCAAGTCGCAGCCATACGAGTGCTATCCCGAGATGGAGTTCTCCATCCCGATCGGGAAGAACGGTGACTGCTACGACCGCTACCTGATCCGCATGGAGGAGATGCGCCAGTCGGCGAAGATCATGCGCCAGTGCGTCGACCGTCTGCTCGGCAAGGAAAAGACCGGGCCGGTGTCGAACATCGACGGCAAGGTCGTGCCGCCCAAGCGCGGCGCAATGAAACGCTCGATGGAAGCGCTCATCCACCACTTCAAGCTCTATACCGAAGGCTACCGGGTGCCGGAGGGCGAGGTCTATGCCGCGGTCGAGGCGCCCAAGGGCGAGTTCGGCGTCTACCTGGTCTCAGACGGCTCCAACAAGCCCTATCGCTGCAAGCTGCGCGCGCCCGGCTTCGCGCATTTGCAGGCGATGGATTTCCTGTGCCGCGGTCACATGCTGGCCGACGTTTCCGCCATTCTCGGCTCCCTCGATATCGTTTTTGGTGAGGTCGACAGATAG
- a CDS encoding NADH-quinone oxidoreductase subunit A → MNDLLVSYLPIVIFIGVALAIGVALIVAPFIVAYRNPDPEKLSAYECGFNAFDDARMKFDIRFYLVAILFIIFDLEVAFLFPWAVSFAEIGWLGFWSMMIFLGVLTIGFIYEWKKGALEWD, encoded by the coding sequence ATGAACGACCTTCTCGTTTCATATCTGCCCATCGTCATCTTCATCGGCGTGGCGTTGGCGATCGGCGTGGCGCTGATCGTTGCCCCCTTCATTGTCGCCTATCGCAATCCGGACCCGGAAAAGCTGTCGGCCTATGAATGCGGGTTCAACGCCTTCGATGATGCGCGCATGAAGTTCGACATCCGCTTCTACCTCGTGGCAATCCTGTTCATCATTTTCGATCTTGAAGTGGCGTTCCTGTTCCCTTGGGCGGTGTCGTTTGCCGAGATCGGCTGGCTCGGCTTCTGGTCGATGATGATCTTCCTCGGCGTGCTGACGATCGGCTTCATCTACGAATGGAAGAAGGGAGCTCTGGAATGGGATTGA
- a CDS encoding FixH family protein: MVGAMFRIIAFVLSAAALAFAAIFLLNPGSEPAATRDLSRSKASDNGLYVVEIAPEKDPIEQGVLHGWVVTLTTPAGEAVEGAAIAVGGGMPDHGHGLPTSPEMTAELGEGRYQVEGVRFNMGGWWVLEFEIDAGPGKDSATFNLQL, encoded by the coding sequence ATGGTCGGCGCCATGTTCAGAATTATTGCCTTCGTTCTTTCCGCTGCGGCGCTTGCCTTTGCCGCGATCTTCTTGCTCAATCCGGGAAGCGAGCCCGCGGCGACGCGTGACCTTTCCCGTTCCAAGGCTTCCGACAACGGGCTCTACGTTGTGGAGATCGCGCCGGAAAAGGACCCGATCGAGCAAGGGGTGCTGCACGGCTGGGTCGTGACGCTGACGACCCCTGCGGGCGAAGCGGTCGAGGGGGCTGCGATCGCGGTTGGAGGAGGCATGCCGGATCATGGCCACGGGCTTCCGACCAGTCCGGAGATGACCGCGGAACTTGGCGAGGGCCGCTACCAAGTCGAGGGCGTGCGTTTCAATATGGGCGGCTGGTGGGTGCTGGAATTCGAGATCGACGCGGGCCCCGGCAAGGACAGCGCAACCTTCAACCTGCAGCTTTAG
- a CDS encoding NAD-dependent succinate-semialdehyde dehydrogenase produces the protein MLQKTSHFMRQANLIGGEWVEADSGATLDVTNPANGQKIGTVPKSGKAETRRAIKAAEKAFHSWKKTSANDRAKLLRKLHDVIMDNQDALAELLTMEQGKSLAEAKGEVAISAAYILWFAEEGRRTYGDVVPSPWADRRILVTKEPVGVIAAITPWNFPSSMLARKIGPALAAGCTSVVKPASQTPYSGLAWGALCEEAGFPKGVVNIVTGSAGEIGDELCTNPLVKKITFTGSTEVGKLLIEKSASTVKKVSMELGGNAPFIVFDDADIDRAVEGAMVAKYRNSGQTCVCTNRFFVQSGVYDQFVDKLAAASKKLKVGAGLDEGTQQGPLIDVKAVEKVEELIGDATSKGARVVTGGKRHELGGSFFEPTVISGATTAMRVMKEEIFGPVAPVFRFDKEEEAVAMANDTEFGLACYFYSGDLGRVFRVTEALKYGMVGVNEGLITTVEAPFGGVKESGLGREGGHQGIDDYLDTKYVCIGGLGL, from the coding sequence ATGTTGCAGAAAACCAGCCATTTCATGCGTCAGGCCAACCTGATCGGCGGCGAGTGGGTTGAGGCCGATTCCGGCGCAACGCTCGATGTGACGAACCCCGCCAACGGCCAAAAGATCGGCACCGTGCCGAAATCCGGCAAGGCGGAGACGCGGCGCGCCATCAAGGCGGCGGAAAAGGCTTTCCATTCCTGGAAGAAGACCTCGGCCAACGACCGCGCCAAGCTGCTGCGGAAGCTGCACGATGTCATCATGGATAATCAGGACGCGCTCGCCGAACTCCTGACGATGGAGCAGGGCAAGTCGCTTGCGGAGGCGAAGGGCGAGGTGGCGATCTCGGCCGCCTACATCCTCTGGTTCGCCGAGGAAGGCCGCCGCACCTATGGCGACGTCGTGCCCAGCCCCTGGGCCGACCGGCGTATCCTCGTGACCAAGGAGCCGGTAGGCGTGATCGCTGCGATCACGCCGTGGAATTTCCCGTCCTCCATGCTGGCCCGCAAGATCGGCCCGGCCCTCGCCGCCGGCTGCACCAGCGTGGTCAAGCCCGCCTCGCAGACGCCCTATTCGGGACTCGCTTGGGGCGCGTTGTGCGAGGAAGCAGGCTTTCCGAAGGGCGTCGTCAACATCGTCACCGGTTCGGCCGGCGAGATCGGCGACGAGCTTTGCACCAATCCCCTGGTCAAGAAGATCACCTTCACCGGCTCCACCGAGGTCGGCAAGCTGCTGATCGAGAAGTCGGCCTCGACTGTCAAGAAGGTTTCGATGGAGCTCGGCGGCAATGCGCCGTTCATCGTTTTCGACGACGCCGACATCGACCGCGCAGTCGAGGGTGCGATGGTCGCCAAGTACCGCAATTCCGGTCAGACCTGCGTCTGCACCAACCGGTTCTTCGTGCAGTCCGGCGTCTACGACCAGTTCGTCGACAAGCTTGCCGCGGCGTCGAAGAAGCTGAAGGTCGGGGCCGGCCTCGACGAGGGCACCCAGCAGGGGCCGCTCATCGACGTCAAGGCCGTCGAGAAGGTCGAGGAACTGATCGGCGACGCCACCTCGAAGGGCGCCAGGGTTGTCACCGGCGGCAAGCGTCACGAACTCGGCGGCTCATTCTTCGAGCCGACGGTGATCTCCGGGGCGACGACCGCCATGCGGGTCATGAAGGAGGAGATCTTCGGCCCGGTCGCTCCGGTCTTCCGTTTCGATAAGGAGGAAGAGGCCGTCGCCATGGCCAACGACACCGAGTTCGGCCTCGCCTGCTATTTCTACTCCGGCGACCTAGGTCGCGTCTTCCGGGTCACGGAAGCGCTGAAATACGGCATGGTTGGCGTCAATGAGGGGTTGATCACTACGGTCGAGGCACCGTTCGGCGGCGTCAAGGAATCGGGCCTCGGCCGCGAGGGCGGCCATCAGGGCATCGACGACTATCTCGACACCAAATATGTCTGCATCGGCGGCCTTGGGCTGTAG
- a CDS encoding cytochrome-c peroxidase, giving the protein MSRAGSVLISAALAASIAALAGCGDDLSRSEKETIVSLSLAELPDVPPSRSNRVADDPRAAALGEKLFHDTGLSGPGTVACATCHDPARGFQDGLPRGVAVGTTDKRTMPLAGVAWNIWFFWDGRKDSLWSQALEPLENPREHAATRTGIVRHVVQNYPDDYEAVFGPVPSLTDVPDAASPLGNESEKAAWRAMSEDKRFAVDLAFANVGKAIAAFERTLRPEETRFDRFAAPIARDETPQGEAAFSELEREGLRLFIGSGNCLECHNGPRFTDDHFHNTGVPDPEGATAGQGRAEAIDKLLADPFSCTGPFSDTTPDECDEMRFMLRESPELVRAFKTPSLRGVGSRAPYMHAGQFATLEEVVDHYASAPRSPDGESELRPVRLTERGRQALVAFLETL; this is encoded by the coding sequence ATGTCGCGGGCTGGCTCGGTCCTCATTTCGGCGGCGCTGGCGGCCTCGATTGCCGCGCTGGCCGGCTGCGGCGACGACCTGAGCCGGTCCGAGAAGGAAACGATCGTCTCGCTGTCCCTGGCGGAGCTGCCAGATGTGCCGCCGTCGCGCTCCAATCGGGTTGCGGATGATCCGCGAGCGGCCGCGCTCGGCGAGAAACTCTTTCACGATACCGGTCTCAGCGGGCCGGGCACGGTCGCCTGCGCGACCTGCCACGATCCCGCGCGTGGCTTCCAGGACGGTCTGCCGCGCGGCGTCGCGGTCGGGACCACCGACAAACGCACCATGCCGCTTGCCGGCGTGGCGTGGAACATCTGGTTCTTCTGGGACGGGCGCAAGGATTCGCTTTGGAGCCAGGCACTGGAACCGCTCGAAAACCCGCGCGAACATGCGGCGACGCGGACCGGGATCGTCCGCCACGTCGTGCAAAATTACCCGGACGACTACGAGGCCGTGTTCGGCCCTGTGCCTTCGCTGACCGACGTCCCGGACGCGGCAAGTCCGCTCGGCAATGAGAGCGAGAAGGCGGCATGGCGCGCAATGAGCGAGGATAAACGCTTCGCGGTCGACCTCGCATTCGCCAATGTCGGCAAGGCAATCGCAGCCTTCGAGCGCACGCTACGCCCGGAGGAGACACGGTTCGACCGGTTTGCGGCACCGATCGCCAGGGACGAGACACCGCAGGGTGAGGCGGCGTTTTCCGAGCTCGAACGGGAGGGGCTGAGGCTTTTCATCGGCAGTGGCAACTGCCTTGAATGCCACAACGGGCCACGCTTTACCGACGATCATTTCCACAATACCGGGGTGCCTGACCCGGAAGGCGCAACGGCGGGGCAAGGCCGAGCGGAAGCGATCGACAAGCTGCTGGCCGACCCGTTCAGTTGCACCGGCCCCTTCAGCGACACGACGCCCGATGAATGCGACGAAATGCGTTTCATGCTGCGCGAGAGCCCGGAACTCGTCCGCGCCTTCAAGACGCCCTCGCTGCGCGGCGTGGGCAGCCGTGCGCCCTATATGCATGCCGGCCAGTTCGCGACGCTGGAGGAGGTTGTCGATCACTATGCGTCGGCACCGCGGTCACCGGACGGCGAAAGCGAGTTGCGGCCGGTGCGGCTCACGGAGCGTGGCCGACAGGCCCTGGTCGCCTTCCTGGAAACGCTTTGA